In Bermanella sp. WJH001, the genomic stretch CTGCGTGGCTTGCAACCAATTTAAGTGCGCCTCTTAAGCGTTTGCAAAAAGTGGCATCAGAAGTCGCAAATGGCAATTTGAAGCCCTCTTTACCCAGCATCAGAAACGATGAAGTGGGCGATCTTGTTTTAAGCTTTAGCAACATGCTTCAAGGGTTGCGAGACAAAGAATCCATCGAGCACAAATTCAGCACTTATATATCCAAAGATATCGCTAAAGGCATCCTAGAAAATCTACACACCAACAAAACACCACTGCGCAACGTATCTGGTTCGGTTTTGTTTGTTGATATTGTCGGCTTTACACAATTAACTGAGCGCTCTCAACCCAGTGAAATTACTGACATATTGAATCATTATTATTTTTTATTGCATCAAGCTGCAAAAATGTATCGAGGCACTGTCGACAACTACATAGGTGACGGTGCAATGCTGACATTTGGTGTACACAAAGAAGATCAAAAACACAGTATTAATGCCATATGCTCTGCGCAAATTTTTATTCGTCTAACTGACTTAATGAACGCACAACGTAAAGAGAAAGGTTTACCAAATTTAGATTTTAGACTTGGGCTTCATTGTGGTGAAATGTTGGCAGGCACAATTGGTTCAAGTGAACGCATGCAACTTACTATAACCGGTGACACCGTCAACCTTGCAGCACGCATGTGCGAACAAGCCCACATCAACAAGCTAATGATCAGTGATGCGGTATTTAACCACCCCTCCACTCGAGAGCTGGTGGTCACCGAGCCCCCTATTGCACTCGATATCAAAGGCAAAACCGATCTCGTAAACGGCCGCCATGTTTTACACTTAGCGCCTAAATTTAATCGCTTATTAATGCAACAAGAAGCCGAAATGGAAGCGATGCAGAATGTTTAAACTGGCAATTGTATGCCTGCTTATTACTGTTTCAGGCTGTAGTACATTACAACAGGGTATTTGGTTCAACAGTATTGATGAGTTGATCAAAAATAACCAATACCAACAAGCCATTCATCAAGCTAAGCGCGCTCACCCTGAAGATACAGCTCTTATAAAAAACATAGAGCGCCAAGCAAATATTTATCGCCGCCAACAATTAAAACTGGTTAACCAACTGCTTGAACAAAAACAATGGGCAAAAGCCAGTGAACGCCTATTTATATTAAAATCGACCCTACCTGATCACAGACAGTTTCAACGCATTGAAGATAGGTTAAATCAATTACGCAAGCACGAGGGTTTGTTTTTAGCCTGCCAAGAAGCGTTAGCACAAGCTAACTATCTGCACAGCCAAACACAAAGCCAATTGTTTGAGTACCGTGATAAACAAACTGATTTATTTTGGTGGCAATCAAACTCACCTTTGCAACATCAAAAGCACTTACTTGCTGACAAACTGATTTCATATGCACAACAAGCCATTTTACAAAATGATCTTTTACTGGCACAAAAAGCATACAACGAAGCCGTAACGCTTAATGAAAATGCAAAAAATAAACATATCAGCGAATCCATTAAACACGGTCTAGCCAAACAAAATGCCGCCAGCATTCAACAGCAACAAACCAAGTTAATCCGTGAACTCAACGAAGCGATGATTGAAGAAAACTTTGAACAAATCATCGCGCTTGTATCAAAGCTGTCAAAACCCTCCTTTAAAGGCAAGGATGTTAAAGAGGCCGTTGAAAGTGCACAGTCGCTACTGGTATTTAATGCCAAAGAGCTTGATCTACTAGGTGATAGCGTTTATCGCCAAGGGGATATCGAGCGCGCCATGACACTATGGCAACAAGCTCAAACGTTAAATTCTTCTATGACAGAGTTAAAAGATAAGATAAATCGGGCCAAAAAAATTCAACAGAAGCTTAATTTACTAAGGGGCTCACAAAACCAATAGCCCATCAAAACTGGCGCTTTTCTACCAACTAACTAAGCTGAAATGGGCAATAAACTCGCCAAA encodes the following:
- a CDS encoding adenylate/guanylate cyclase domain-containing protein codes for the protein MTVTLSLTIGVIWAYLGYNLNHLLQQQTDTFANTITHQAADSAAEMVMATDKLALASMLDNLVSKNKSIREVRVFDETNQLLAQSPQDVPQTEQSKLNHYQTPILFHDVQAGHISLVLDNSPIRNSLIKTRQVLGVIVFSIGLLALVISAWLATNLSAPLKRLQKVASEVANGNLKPSLPSIRNDEVGDLVLSFSNMLQGLRDKESIEHKFSTYISKDIAKGILENLHTNKTPLRNVSGSVLFVDIVGFTQLTERSQPSEITDILNHYYFLLHQAAKMYRGTVDNYIGDGAMLTFGVHKEDQKHSINAICSAQIFIRLTDLMNAQRKEKGLPNLDFRLGLHCGEMLAGTIGSSERMQLTITGDTVNLAARMCEQAHINKLMISDAVFNHPSTRELVVTEPPIALDIKGKTDLVNGRHVLHLAPKFNRLLMQQEAEMEAMQNV